The genomic region AGGTAAACGCATCAGGTTGTTAGGAGTATATCCCCCGCAAAATAACGAGGCTGTATCAGCAGAATTTCGCCGCTTTGCGGCTCAAATGCTGCTCCAGCCTCGTTATTTTGCGCTATGGTTTTGACTGTCTGATGCGTTTACCCATTTACCGAAAAAATTTCGCACAAAAAGACAGCAGTCGCCTAGAATATGTATAATGCGAAAGCCCTGATACCTTGCTAGAGTTGGAATGAATCAACTTCCCGTACGACTTCTTGGATAGCTTGTGCATTTTTTTGAGTAACTTCGTGGACGGTTTGGATTGCCTTGTTGATGTTCAATACATCACCGGTCATTTCGCTCATTTTCTCTGTCAGCGCTGCGGTTAGGGTATTGAGCATCGCCATTTCCTCTGCAGTATGGCGGCCGTTATTTGCCATTTCTTCCGATTTAGTTTTTATATCATGTGTTATACCGTTGATATCCGTAATAGCTGCGGTAATTTTTTCACTGCCGGTTTCCTGCTGTTGCATTGCTTCCAAAATACCGGCTTCCTGCTCGGAAATTTTGCTCACCAATGTGTATACCTGTTCAAACGCCTTTTCAGTCGTGCTTTCGGTATTGGTTAATTTCTGGATAATCTGTAAAGATTCTTTAATGACCGCGGCAATCTTTTTTCCTTGCATACTTGATTCTTCCGCTAATTTCCGAATTTCATCGGCAACGACAGCGAAACCTTTACCCGATTCACCGGCATGTGCCGCTTCAATAGCTGCGTTCATCGCTAAGAGATTAGTTTGGCTCGCCACATTTTGAATAACTTCACCTGCTTCCAAAAGATCGCCTGACCTTTTGGCAATTTCCATTGCCGCTTCATTGGCATTTTTTGCCCCTGCCTTTCCTTGCATACTCAGTTGATACGCATCTTTGATAACGGTATTACTTTCTTCAAGTAATTCGGTAACGGCTCTCACGTTTGTTATCATCGTTTCTATCAATGAAGAAGACTGCATAAGTTTATTTGATTGGATAACAATGTAGCCGTCGAGCGTATTGAGTGTTTCCAAAATCGTTTTTACCGTACTGTCGGTCGTTGTTACACTCTCGGCCTGATTCATCAATTGCTGCTTGAGGCTATTGATATTTCCGGCAATGTGACCGGCGCCTTCTGACGTAGTCTGCATTGTTCCTTCAAGAATGGTTCCGTGCTCCGTCAAATTACGGAGAGCGTGATGAATCGCTTCTATGACCGATTGATTGGCCGTTTGCTTTGCGCGTAAAAGCGCCTCATCTTCTTGCAGCTGTTTGATGTTTTCCTGTTTTCCAAGATCCGTAATCAAGAATAACACCGCAGCGATAATAACGGCATTAATAATGATTTGCGGAAAGAGAAGCAGATCGAACATGAGCGCGGCGGCCTCTGCGAACGGTTTCTCTCCGAGGAGCGGTACAAATACCATGATGTGCAGTATTTCCCACACTCCACCGAAACCTGAAAAAAGCAAAATCGTTTTGTACGTTAAAGTTATGCGTTCGTATTTCTGCCGAAGGATCAAGACGATACCGGCACAGACAA from Treponema vincentii harbors:
- a CDS encoding methyl-accepting chemotaxis protein; translation: MNATTFFSLTSNVALFFMVLYFLFKIRPIKAALVYHTKTQAEFIAAIGLTLVFSILNILASVLGIQVGNALANIRTGVVVVATALLGPLPGIIVGLIGSVYRYTVGGWTALGCSAATFFSGIVCAGIVLILRQKYERITLTYKTILLFSGFGGVWEILHIMVFVPLLGEKPFAEAAALMFDLLLFPQIIINAVIIAAVLFLITDLGKQENIKQLQEDEALLRAKQTANQSVIEAIHHALRNLTEHGTILEGTMQTTSEGAGHIAGNINSLKQQLMNQAESVTTTDSTVKTILETLNTLDGYIVIQSNKLMQSSSLIETMITNVRAVTELLEESNTVIKDAYQLSMQGKAGAKNANEAAMEIAKRSGDLLEAGEVIQNVASQTNLLAMNAAIEAAHAGESGKGFAVVADEIRKLAEESSMQGKKIAAVIKESLQIIQKLTNTESTTEKAFEQVYTLVSKISEQEAGILEAMQQQETGSEKITAAITDINGITHDIKTKSEEMANNGRHTAEEMAMLNTLTAALTEKMSEMTGDVLNINKAIQTVHEVTQKNAQAIQEVVREVDSFQL